The following are from one region of the Ananas comosus cultivar F153 linkage group 20, ASM154086v1, whole genome shotgun sequence genome:
- the LOC109725838 gene encoding pentatricopeptide repeat-containing protein At5g09450, mitochondrial-like, which yields MATGSLIAALLRGARHRNPSSTILLRPLPLPSHLRNPRLLSSSPSPSGGLDIDDADTPAAAVENDDLRSRIFRLRFAKRSATAALERWAGEGRSATAVELRQIARDLRRSHRYKHALEISEWMKTHHELELSESDYGLRIDLITKVFGANAAEDFFEGLPASAKSHEAYTTLLHSFARAKLTEKAEGLLERMKLANISPNLLAYNEMMTLYTSVGQLDKVLEVVEELKREKLAPDLFTYNLWISACAATMDIDGLRRVLNEMAHDSNSEKGWITYMKLADIYVTAGHLVSSDNSLVGGVDTKISQSECITYDFLMILYAGLGNSERIREIWKSMHMTSQKMSSRNYICVLSSYLMLGQLKDAGEVIDQWRQSKSLEFDISACNRLFDAFVKADLIDVADKFRELMLQKSCELTSRPL from the exons ATGGCGACGGGTTCTCTCATCGCCGCGCTCCTCCGAGGAGCGCGCCACAGAAACCCTAGCTCGACGATCCTCCTACGACCCCTTCCTCTCCCCTCCCACCTCCGAAACCCTAGGCTCCTCTCCTCGTCCCCCTCTCCGAGCGGAGGCCTCGACATCGACGATGCCGACACCCCCGCCGCCGCGGTGGAGAACGACGATCTCAGGAGCCGCATCTTCCGACTCCGCTTCGCCAAGCGGAGCGCCACCGCCGCGCTCGAGCGGTGGGCCGGCGAGGGGCGGAGCGCCACAGCCGTGGAGCTCCGCCAAATCGCTAGGGATTTAAGGAGATCGCACCGTTATAAGCACGCCCTTGAG ATATCAGAATGGATGAAGACTCACCACGAACTGGAGCTATCTGAAAGTGATTATGGGCTGCGCATAGACTTGATTACAAAAGTTTTTGGTGCTAATGCCGCTGAAGACTTCTTCGAGGGGCTCCCAGCGAGTGCGAAATCCCATGAAGCCTATACCACACTCCTCCATTCATTTGCTAGGGCGAAGCTAACAGAAAAGGCTGAGGGCCTCCTTGAGAGAATGAAGCTAGCAAACATTTCTCCTAACCTGCTTGCCTATAATGAAATGATGACTTTGTATACCTCAGTTGGGCAACTGGATAAGGTATTGGAAGTCGTTGAAGAGCTCAAGAGAGAGAAACTCGCGCCGGACTTATTCACATATAATCTCTGGATAAGTGCTTGTGCTGCAACAATGGATATTGATGGTCTGCGAAGAGTTCTTAATGAGATGGCGCATGACTCAAACTCTGAGAAAGGATGGATAACATACATGAAATTGGCTGATATTTATGTTACTGCAGGCCATCTTGTAAGCTCTGATAACTCTCTCGTTGGTGGGGTTGATACAAAGATTAGCCAGAGCGAGTGTATAACTTACGATTTTCTCATGATACTTTATGCGGGTCTAGGGAACAGCGAGAGGATAAGAGAAATATGGAAGTCTATGCATATGACCTCGCAAAAGATGAGCAGCAGAAACTATATTTGTGTGTTGTCTTCCTATCTCATGCTCGGGCAATTGAAGGATGCTGGAGAAGTTATCGATCAGTGGAGACAGTCTAAGTCTCTGGAGTTTGACATCTCCGCGTGTAATAGGCTTTTCGATGCTTTTGTGAAGGCCGACTTGATTGATGTGGCTGATAAATTTCGAGAGCTAATGCTACAAAAGAGCTGCGAACTCACAAGCAGACCACTCTGA
- the LOC109725836 gene encoding uncharacterized protein LOC109725836 isoform X3, with product MDAATNPLSESLMSKHHPHQSTNKLSILRAFSCCSGKRFGGKKSSGGPRSDAEERVYTWLYALAKAEKNLIFEFVRSTKRGLSFKEAERRLKEEGQNIPVHDTFPSWWQLLWKAFLHPFNIILIVMATLSYVADDNANGCIMLILVLISVSIRFHQEYNSSKAAKQLSKLVRSSVRVQRCAGKIYQTELVVQIDQRNIVPGDIIPFGPGDLFPGDVRLITSKELVVSQSSLTGESGMTEKVADITEESNTSLLDLKNICFMGTSVISGCGTGLVISTGSNTYMSTIFSTLGKEKQPDAFEKGVRCISYTLICIMVVAVPIIILSDYWKSHNLSKSIVFGISVAVALTPQMFPLIVNTNLARGAIVMAKGRCIVKSASAIQKMGSMDILCIDKTGTLTMDRVIMVHHLDAWGFSNEIILRFAFLNSYFKTELKGPIDDAILAYAYINGYRFQASSWRKIDEIPFNFTRRRMSVIVETSLSIKDDENSHSADIIRYVITKGALEETLNLCTSIKHVESDANVALTSEDRQRILRMNEELSNDGLRVLGVAMRRISKRAHTMAIDYRTVESGMIFLGIISFLDPPKDSAEQALWQLAERGVKAKVLTGDSLILAIKVCREVGISTTHVTTGPDLDLLDENKFHETIKRVTVLARLTPIQKLRVVQSLQKVGNHVVGYLGDGINDSLALDAADVAISVDSGASVAKNLADIILLEKDLNVLVLGVENDCNSMG from the exons ATGGATGCAGCAACAAACCCCCTCAGTGAGAGCCTAATGAGCAAGCACCACCCTCATCAATCAACAAACAAACTAAGCATCCTCAGAGCTTTCTCATGCTGCAGCGGAAAGCGCTTTGGTGGAA AGAAAAGCAGTGGAGGACCACGGTCTGACGCAGAGGAGAGAGTCTATACATGGCTATATGCCCTGGCCAAAGCTGAAAAGAACTTGATCTTTGAGTTTGTTAGGTCCACTAAGAGAG GGTTGAGTTTTAAGGAAGCAGAAAGGAGATTGAAAGAAGAGGGACAAAATATACCTGTTCATGATACTTTTCCTAGTTGGTGGCAGCTTCTCTGGAAGGCTTTTTTACATCCTTTTAATATTATCCTTATTGTTATGGCCACCCTATCGTACGTGGCAGATGATAATGCCAATGGATGCATCATGCTCATACTTGTTCTGATAAGTGTAAGCATTAGATTCCACCAG GAATATAATAGTTCAAAAGCAGCCAAGCAACTGTCCAAACTGGTAAGATCTTCAGTTAGAGTGCAGAGATGTGCTGGAAAAATTTATCAAACGGAACTTGTAGTTCAAATTGATCAGAGAAATATAGTACCTGGTGACATTATTCCTTTTGGTCCCGGGGATCTCTTTCCTGGTGATGTAAGGCTAATAACATCGAAGGAGCTGGTCGTAAG TCAATCCTCACTGACAGGCGAATCAGGCATGACGGAAAAAGTAGCAGATATTACAGAAGAGTCAAATACTTCTTTGCTAGATCTGAAGAACATATGCTTTATG GGGACAAGCGTGATATCGGGGTGTGGAACAGGATTAGTCATATCAACAGGCTCAAATACTTACATGAGCACCATATTTTCAACATTAGGAAAAGAGAAACAACCTGATGCTTTTGAGAAAGGAGTCCGGTGTATATCTTACACACTCATTTGCATTATGGTTGTGGCAGTCCCCATAATAATCTTGTCTGATTACTGGAAATCTCACAACTTGAGCAAGAGTATCGTATTCGGCATCTCCGTTGCAGTCGCGTTGACTCCACAGATGTTTCCTCTCATTGTGAACACCAATCTTGCAAGGGGAGCAATTGTTATGGCGAAAGGCAGATGCATTGTTAAGAGCGCATCGGCCATACAAAAAATGGGATCAAT GGATATCTTGTGCATCGATAAGACGGGAACTCTCACCATGGATCGTGTCATAATGGTTCATCACTTGGATGCTTGGGGATTTTCAAATGAAATTATTCTAAGGTTTGCATTTTTGAATTCATACTTCAAAACTGAACTAAAAGGACCCATTGATGATGCAATTTTGGCATACGCATATATAAATGGATACCGATTCCAGGCATCTAGTTGGAGAAAAATAGATGAAATTCCTTTCAATTTTACAAGAAGAAGAATGTCTGTTATTGTCGAAACAAGTTTAAGCataaaagatgatgaaaattcTCACAGTGCTGATATTATCAGATATGTGATAACAAAGGGAGCATTAGAAGAAACTTTGAACTTATGTACCTCAATTAAACATGTTGAGAGTGATGCAAATGTAGCACTAACTTCGGAAGATAGGCAGCGAATCCTTCGAATGAATGAGGAACTGAGTAATGATGGATTACGAGTCCTTGGCGTAGCAATGAGAAGGATATCAAAG AGAGCTCACACTATGGCCATCGACTACAGAACAGTGGAATCAGGCATGATTTTCCTAGGTATCATCTCCTTCTTGGACCCACCAAAGGATTCAGCAGAACAGGCATTGTGGCAGCTTGCAGAGAGGGGCGTGAAGGCAAAGGTCTTAACCGGCGACTCCCTCATTCTAGCAATAAAGGTCTGTCGAGAGGTCGGCATCAGCACAACCCATGTAACAACCGGTCCAGATCTCGATCTTCTTGATGAAAACAAATTCCACGAGACCATAAAAAGAGTTACAGTTCTGGCCCGCCTCACTCCAATTCAAAAGCTTCGAGTCGTTCAATCTCTACAGAAAGTTGGCAACCATGTTGTCGGGTATTTGGGCGATGGGATCAATGACTCGCTAGCACTGGATGCTGCCGATGTGGCAATCTCCGTTGACTCAGGAGCAAGCGTGGCTAAGAACCTCGCAGACATAATTCTACTTGAAAAAGATCTAAATGTCCTCGTCTTGGGTGTTGAGAATG ATTGCAATTCCATGGGATAA
- the LOC109725836 gene encoding uncharacterized protein LOC109725836 isoform X1: protein MDAATNPLSESLMSKHHPHQSTNKLSILRAFSCCSGKRFGGKKSSGGPRSDAEERVYTWLYALAKAEKNLIFEFVRSTKRGLSFKEAERRLKEEGQNIPVHDTFPSWWQLLWKAFLHPFNIILIVMATLSYVADDNANGCIMLILVLISVSIRFHQEYNSSKAAKQLSKLVRSSVRVQRCAGKIYQTELVVQIDQRNIVPGDIIPFGPGDLFPGDVRLITSKELVVSQSSLTGESGMTEKVADITEESNTSLLDLKNICFMGTSVISGCGTGLVISTGSNTYMSTIFSTLGKEKQPDAFEKGVRCISYTLICIMVVAVPIIILSDYWKSHNLSKSIVFGISVAVALTPQMFPLIVNTNLARGAIVMAKGRCIVKSASAIQKMGSMDILCIDKTGTLTMDRVIMVHHLDAWGFSNEIILRFAFLNSYFKTELKGPIDDAILAYAYINGYRFQASSWRKIDEIPFNFTRRRMSVIVETSLSIKDDENSHSADIIRYVITKGALEETLNLCTSIKHVESDANVALTSEDRQRILRMNEELSNDGLRVLGVAMRRISKRAHTMAIDYRTVESGMIFLGIISFLDPPKDSAEQALWQLAERGVKAKVLTGDSLILAIKVCREVGISTTHVTTGPDLDLLDENKFHETIKRVTVLARLTPIQKLRVVQSLQKVGNHVVGYLGDGINDSLALDAADVAISVDSGASVAKNLADIILLEKDLNVLVLGVENGRLTYGNTMKYIKLSLVANISGAFSLLIVTIFLQFEPLTPKQLLTQNFLYNLGQIAIPWDKMEEGYAKNPQRWSSKELPIFMLWNGPVCSLFDIATFLLLWFYYGANKASASQFFHSAWFVEGLLMQALIIHMIRTQKIPFIQDTASWPVMLSTIAISAVGIIILFTPIGEVMGLIGLPLSYFCFLVLLFLGYFTLGQVVKKAYIMINQKWL, encoded by the exons ATGGATGCAGCAACAAACCCCCTCAGTGAGAGCCTAATGAGCAAGCACCACCCTCATCAATCAACAAACAAACTAAGCATCCTCAGAGCTTTCTCATGCTGCAGCGGAAAGCGCTTTGGTGGAA AGAAAAGCAGTGGAGGACCACGGTCTGACGCAGAGGAGAGAGTCTATACATGGCTATATGCCCTGGCCAAAGCTGAAAAGAACTTGATCTTTGAGTTTGTTAGGTCCACTAAGAGAG GGTTGAGTTTTAAGGAAGCAGAAAGGAGATTGAAAGAAGAGGGACAAAATATACCTGTTCATGATACTTTTCCTAGTTGGTGGCAGCTTCTCTGGAAGGCTTTTTTACATCCTTTTAATATTATCCTTATTGTTATGGCCACCCTATCGTACGTGGCAGATGATAATGCCAATGGATGCATCATGCTCATACTTGTTCTGATAAGTGTAAGCATTAGATTCCACCAG GAATATAATAGTTCAAAAGCAGCCAAGCAACTGTCCAAACTGGTAAGATCTTCAGTTAGAGTGCAGAGATGTGCTGGAAAAATTTATCAAACGGAACTTGTAGTTCAAATTGATCAGAGAAATATAGTACCTGGTGACATTATTCCTTTTGGTCCCGGGGATCTCTTTCCTGGTGATGTAAGGCTAATAACATCGAAGGAGCTGGTCGTAAG TCAATCCTCACTGACAGGCGAATCAGGCATGACGGAAAAAGTAGCAGATATTACAGAAGAGTCAAATACTTCTTTGCTAGATCTGAAGAACATATGCTTTATG GGGACAAGCGTGATATCGGGGTGTGGAACAGGATTAGTCATATCAACAGGCTCAAATACTTACATGAGCACCATATTTTCAACATTAGGAAAAGAGAAACAACCTGATGCTTTTGAGAAAGGAGTCCGGTGTATATCTTACACACTCATTTGCATTATGGTTGTGGCAGTCCCCATAATAATCTTGTCTGATTACTGGAAATCTCACAACTTGAGCAAGAGTATCGTATTCGGCATCTCCGTTGCAGTCGCGTTGACTCCACAGATGTTTCCTCTCATTGTGAACACCAATCTTGCAAGGGGAGCAATTGTTATGGCGAAAGGCAGATGCATTGTTAAGAGCGCATCGGCCATACAAAAAATGGGATCAAT GGATATCTTGTGCATCGATAAGACGGGAACTCTCACCATGGATCGTGTCATAATGGTTCATCACTTGGATGCTTGGGGATTTTCAAATGAAATTATTCTAAGGTTTGCATTTTTGAATTCATACTTCAAAACTGAACTAAAAGGACCCATTGATGATGCAATTTTGGCATACGCATATATAAATGGATACCGATTCCAGGCATCTAGTTGGAGAAAAATAGATGAAATTCCTTTCAATTTTACAAGAAGAAGAATGTCTGTTATTGTCGAAACAAGTTTAAGCataaaagatgatgaaaattcTCACAGTGCTGATATTATCAGATATGTGATAACAAAGGGAGCATTAGAAGAAACTTTGAACTTATGTACCTCAATTAAACATGTTGAGAGTGATGCAAATGTAGCACTAACTTCGGAAGATAGGCAGCGAATCCTTCGAATGAATGAGGAACTGAGTAATGATGGATTACGAGTCCTTGGCGTAGCAATGAGAAGGATATCAAAG AGAGCTCACACTATGGCCATCGACTACAGAACAGTGGAATCAGGCATGATTTTCCTAGGTATCATCTCCTTCTTGGACCCACCAAAGGATTCAGCAGAACAGGCATTGTGGCAGCTTGCAGAGAGGGGCGTGAAGGCAAAGGTCTTAACCGGCGACTCCCTCATTCTAGCAATAAAGGTCTGTCGAGAGGTCGGCATCAGCACAACCCATGTAACAACCGGTCCAGATCTCGATCTTCTTGATGAAAACAAATTCCACGAGACCATAAAAAGAGTTACAGTTCTGGCCCGCCTCACTCCAATTCAAAAGCTTCGAGTCGTTCAATCTCTACAGAAAGTTGGCAACCATGTTGTCGGGTATTTGGGCGATGGGATCAATGACTCGCTAGCACTGGATGCTGCCGATGTGGCAATCTCCGTTGACTCAGGAGCAAGCGTGGCTAAGAACCTCGCAGACATAATTCTACTTGAAAAAGATCTAAATGTCCTCGTCTTGGGTGTTGAGAATGGTAGGCTAACTTATGGAAACACTATGAAGTACATAAAATTGTCCTTAGTTGCAAATATCAGTGGTgctttctctctcctcatcgTGACGATCTTTCTACAGTTTGAACCACTCACTCCGAAGCAGCTTCTTAcccaaaattttttgtataactTGGGGCAGATTGCAATTCCATGGGATAAAATGGAAGAAGGATATGCAAAGAATCCACAAAGATGGTCTTCAAAAGAACTACCGATTTTCATGCTATGGAACGGGCCGGTTTGCTCATTATTCGATATTGCGACCTTCTTGTTACTTTGGTTTTATTACGGGGCCAATAAGGCTTCGGCTTCTCAGTTCTTTCATTCTGCTTGGTTCGTCGAAGGGCTTCTTATGCAAGCACTTATAATTCATATGATCAGAACTCAAAAGATTCCATTTATTCAGGATACGGCGTCATGGCCTGTTATGTTATCAACAATCGCGATATCGGCAGTTGGGATCATTATCTTGTTTACACCAATTGGGGAAGTTATGGGGCTAATTGGACTTCCGCTATCGTATTTCTGCTTTTTGGTGCTGCTTTTTCTTGGGTATTTTACGCTCGGGCAGGTTGTAAAGAAGGCATACATTATGATTAACCAGAAATGGCTATAA
- the LOC109725836 gene encoding uncharacterized protein LOC109725836 isoform X2: MDAATNPLSESLMSKHHPHQSTNKLSILRAFSCCSGKRFGGKKSSGGPRSDAEERVYTWLYALAKAEKNLIFEFVRSTKRGLSFKEAERRLKEEGQNIPVHDTFPSWWQLLWKAFLHPFNIILIVMATLSYVADDNANGCIMLILVLISVSIRFHQEYNSSKAAKQLSKLVRSSVRVQRCAGKIYQTELVVQIDQRNIVPGDIIPFGPGDLFPGDVRLITSKELVVSQSSLTGESGMTEKVADITEESNTSLLDLKNICFMGTSVISGCGTGLVISTGSNTYMSTIFSTLGKEKQPDAFEKGVRCISYTLICIMVVAVPIIILSDYWKSHNLSKSIVFGISVAVALTPQMFPLIVNTNLARGAIVMAKGRCIVKSASAIQKMGSMDILCIDKTGTLTMDRVIMVHHLDAWGFSNEIILRYVITKGALEETLNLCTSIKHVESDANVALTSEDRQRILRMNEELSNDGLRVLGVAMRRISKRAHTMAIDYRTVESGMIFLGIISFLDPPKDSAEQALWQLAERGVKAKVLTGDSLILAIKVCREVGISTTHVTTGPDLDLLDENKFHETIKRVTVLARLTPIQKLRVVQSLQKVGNHVVGYLGDGINDSLALDAADVAISVDSGASVAKNLADIILLEKDLNVLVLGVENGRLTYGNTMKYIKLSLVANISGAFSLLIVTIFLQFEPLTPKQLLTQNFLYNLGQIAIPWDKMEEGYAKNPQRWSSKELPIFMLWNGPVCSLFDIATFLLLWFYYGANKASASQFFHSAWFVEGLLMQALIIHMIRTQKIPFIQDTASWPVMLSTIAISAVGIIILFTPIGEVMGLIGLPLSYFCFLVLLFLGYFTLGQVVKKAYIMINQKWL, translated from the exons ATGGATGCAGCAACAAACCCCCTCAGTGAGAGCCTAATGAGCAAGCACCACCCTCATCAATCAACAAACAAACTAAGCATCCTCAGAGCTTTCTCATGCTGCAGCGGAAAGCGCTTTGGTGGAA AGAAAAGCAGTGGAGGACCACGGTCTGACGCAGAGGAGAGAGTCTATACATGGCTATATGCCCTGGCCAAAGCTGAAAAGAACTTGATCTTTGAGTTTGTTAGGTCCACTAAGAGAG GGTTGAGTTTTAAGGAAGCAGAAAGGAGATTGAAAGAAGAGGGACAAAATATACCTGTTCATGATACTTTTCCTAGTTGGTGGCAGCTTCTCTGGAAGGCTTTTTTACATCCTTTTAATATTATCCTTATTGTTATGGCCACCCTATCGTACGTGGCAGATGATAATGCCAATGGATGCATCATGCTCATACTTGTTCTGATAAGTGTAAGCATTAGATTCCACCAG GAATATAATAGTTCAAAAGCAGCCAAGCAACTGTCCAAACTGGTAAGATCTTCAGTTAGAGTGCAGAGATGTGCTGGAAAAATTTATCAAACGGAACTTGTAGTTCAAATTGATCAGAGAAATATAGTACCTGGTGACATTATTCCTTTTGGTCCCGGGGATCTCTTTCCTGGTGATGTAAGGCTAATAACATCGAAGGAGCTGGTCGTAAG TCAATCCTCACTGACAGGCGAATCAGGCATGACGGAAAAAGTAGCAGATATTACAGAAGAGTCAAATACTTCTTTGCTAGATCTGAAGAACATATGCTTTATG GGGACAAGCGTGATATCGGGGTGTGGAACAGGATTAGTCATATCAACAGGCTCAAATACTTACATGAGCACCATATTTTCAACATTAGGAAAAGAGAAACAACCTGATGCTTTTGAGAAAGGAGTCCGGTGTATATCTTACACACTCATTTGCATTATGGTTGTGGCAGTCCCCATAATAATCTTGTCTGATTACTGGAAATCTCACAACTTGAGCAAGAGTATCGTATTCGGCATCTCCGTTGCAGTCGCGTTGACTCCACAGATGTTTCCTCTCATTGTGAACACCAATCTTGCAAGGGGAGCAATTGTTATGGCGAAAGGCAGATGCATTGTTAAGAGCGCATCGGCCATACAAAAAATGGGATCAAT GGATATCTTGTGCATCGATAAGACGGGAACTCTCACCATGGATCGTGTCATAATGGTTCATCACTTGGATGCTTGGGGATTTTCAAATGAAATTATTCTAAG ATATGTGATAACAAAGGGAGCATTAGAAGAAACTTTGAACTTATGTACCTCAATTAAACATGTTGAGAGTGATGCAAATGTAGCACTAACTTCGGAAGATAGGCAGCGAATCCTTCGAATGAATGAGGAACTGAGTAATGATGGATTACGAGTCCTTGGCGTAGCAATGAGAAGGATATCAAAG AGAGCTCACACTATGGCCATCGACTACAGAACAGTGGAATCAGGCATGATTTTCCTAGGTATCATCTCCTTCTTGGACCCACCAAAGGATTCAGCAGAACAGGCATTGTGGCAGCTTGCAGAGAGGGGCGTGAAGGCAAAGGTCTTAACCGGCGACTCCCTCATTCTAGCAATAAAGGTCTGTCGAGAGGTCGGCATCAGCACAACCCATGTAACAACCGGTCCAGATCTCGATCTTCTTGATGAAAACAAATTCCACGAGACCATAAAAAGAGTTACAGTTCTGGCCCGCCTCACTCCAATTCAAAAGCTTCGAGTCGTTCAATCTCTACAGAAAGTTGGCAACCATGTTGTCGGGTATTTGGGCGATGGGATCAATGACTCGCTAGCACTGGATGCTGCCGATGTGGCAATCTCCGTTGACTCAGGAGCAAGCGTGGCTAAGAACCTCGCAGACATAATTCTACTTGAAAAAGATCTAAATGTCCTCGTCTTGGGTGTTGAGAATGGTAGGCTAACTTATGGAAACACTATGAAGTACATAAAATTGTCCTTAGTTGCAAATATCAGTGGTgctttctctctcctcatcgTGACGATCTTTCTACAGTTTGAACCACTCACTCCGAAGCAGCTTCTTAcccaaaattttttgtataactTGGGGCAGATTGCAATTCCATGGGATAAAATGGAAGAAGGATATGCAAAGAATCCACAAAGATGGTCTTCAAAAGAACTACCGATTTTCATGCTATGGAACGGGCCGGTTTGCTCATTATTCGATATTGCGACCTTCTTGTTACTTTGGTTTTATTACGGGGCCAATAAGGCTTCGGCTTCTCAGTTCTTTCATTCTGCTTGGTTCGTCGAAGGGCTTCTTATGCAAGCACTTATAATTCATATGATCAGAACTCAAAAGATTCCATTTATTCAGGATACGGCGTCATGGCCTGTTATGTTATCAACAATCGCGATATCGGCAGTTGGGATCATTATCTTGTTTACACCAATTGGGGAAGTTATGGGGCTAATTGGACTTCCGCTATCGTATTTCTGCTTTTTGGTGCTGCTTTTTCTTGGGTATTTTACGCTCGGGCAGGTTGTAAAGAAGGCATACATTATGATTAACCAGAAATGGCTATAA